One Dromiciops gliroides isolate mDroGli1 chromosome 3, mDroGli1.pri, whole genome shotgun sequence DNA segment encodes these proteins:
- the ATP13A2 gene encoding polyamine-transporting ATPase 13A2: MGSGWSRRDARRHRLESLLPHYGTLPRGPAKACVEVSGYQQSLWRTGLCHIGALLTAGILLLIFHWKPQLEVKAKCTPCPLQQADWLIIKDQFGQLFTTQVQTEVVSEGSLAQSQEGRWDWRLEEDGRNHVAVGVSQEEAWRDTIQLYRKEEKNLLRYYVFEGVRYIWIEAQQAFRRVSVLDENRTCEDLHHLSTGLSPQDQDMKKTIYGLNRIDVPVKSYGRLLVDEVLNPFYVFQAFSITLWLWDAYYYYAGCIFLISVISITLALYETRKQSQTLQNMVKMSVSVTVRRAGGEKVLVNSMELVPGDCLVLPASGMLVPCDAALLSGECMVNESMLTGESVPVMKTPLPSGPTLYSPEEHRRHTLFCGTLVLQAKAYMGADILAVVTRTGFCTAKGDLVSSILHPKPINFKFYRDALKFVLFLFILAAMGTVYSIVILIRNKVAIQEIVKRSLDLVTVVVPPALPAAMTVGIIYAQNRLKKDKIFCISPPRINLGAKLRLVCFDKTGTLTEEGLDVWGVLPVKDRNFLSLLPDPRQLHGGPLLTALASCHSISLLNDQPIGDPIDLKMVESTGWFLEEERLETTKVMAVMKPPPLEEQLQGTEPLGPIGILCRFPFASGLQRMSVVAVRPGGAPPEAYMKGAPEMVASLCTPDTVPPDFSQILQHYTSDGFRVLALAFKPLHIAPTLEKAQQLARTEVESEMTLLGLLVMKNVLKPETAPTIHTLRGANIRTVMVTGDNMLTAVNVSRACGMVRPQEPVVFVHASAPAQGKPASIKFVPCEHSSAREQAEPKGYVVEPTREHCHLALNGKAFAVVLDHFPELLPKILLQGTIFARMTPEQKTQLVCGFRNLNYCVGMCGDGANDCGALKAADVGISLSDAEASVASPFTSQITNIECVPKVIREGRCSLVTSFCIFQYMALYSFIQFISVLLLYTINTNLGDLQFLFIDLAITTSVAVLMSFTGPALELGVSQPPGALLRVAVLGSLLLQTALVVAIQLSGYFITVSQPWFVPLNRTISGAQNLPNYENTVIFCLSGFQYLTLAVTMSKGPPFRRPLYTNVLFLLALFILAAILAVLTLGPPYFLLKWLTLKDIKDMQFKLLLLGLAAVNFMAAFMLECIFDQWIPRCLRRLRPKKASKKFFKRLERELAQQRTPWPPLHQPILATPKTASVLR, encoded by the exons ACACAGGCTGGAAAGTCTCCTGCCCCACTATGGAACTTTGCCTCGAGGTCCAGCCAAGGCATGTGTG GAGGTGAGCGGCTACCAGCAAAGCCTGTGGCGGACAGGCCTGTGCCACATTGGGGCCCTCCTGACGGCCGGCATCCTACTGTTGATCTTCCACTGGAAGCCCCAGCTCGAGGTGAAGGCCAAGTGCACCCCCTGCCCCTTACAGCAGGCTGACTGGCTGATCATCAAG GATCAGTTTGGGCAACTTTTCACCACCCAGGTGCAAACTGAGGTTGTGAGTGAGGGCAG CCTGgcccagtcccaggaaggccgtTGGGATTGGCGGCtggaagaagatggaaggaaccACGTGGCCGTAGGGGTCTCACAGGAGGAAGCCTGGAGAGACACCATCCAACTCTACAGGAAAGAGGAG AAGAACCTCCTGCGGTATTATGTGTTTGAAGGGGTCCGATACATATGGATCGAGGCTCAGCAGGCCTTCCGCCGTGTCAG CGTGCTAGATGAGAACAGGACCTGTGAAGACCTTCATCATCTCAGCACTGGACTCAGCCCCCAGGACCAAGACATGAA AAAGACCATATATGGCCTTAATCGGATTGATGTGCCAGTCAAATCATACGGTCGGCTTCTGGTGGATGAG GTACTGAATCCATTCTACGTATTCCAGGCTTTCAGCATCACTCTGTGGCTATGGGATGCCTACTACTACTATGCTGGCTGCATCTTCCTCATCTCCGTCATCTCCATCACCCTGGCCCTCTATGAGACCAGGAAG CAAAGCCAGACTCTGCAAAACATGGTGAAGATGAGTGTGAGTGTGACAGTGCGCCGAGCTGGCGGAG AAAAAGTGCTGGTCAATTCCATGGAGCTGGTGCCTGGAGACTGCCTGGTACTCCCTGCCAGTGGTATGCTGGTACCCTGTGATGCCGCCCTTCTGTCAGGAGAGTGCATGGTCAACGAGAGCATGCTGACAG GGGAGAGCGTCCCAGTGATGAAGACCCCACTGCCTAGTGGTCCCACTCTCTACTCCCCTGAGGAACATCGCCGACATACACTCTTTTGTGGGACACTAGTCTTGCAAGCCAAGGCCTACATGGGAGCTGACATCTTGGCGGTGGTGACCCGGACAG gaTTTTGTACAGCGAAAGGGGACCTGGTTAGCTCCATCCTCCATCCCAAGCCAATCAACTTCAAATTCTACAGAGATGCCCTGAAGTTTGTGCTCTTCCTCTTTATCCTGG cTGCCATGGGCACTGTCTATAGCATTGTGATCTTGATCCGCAACAAG GTAGCCATACAGGAGATTGTAAAGCGGTCTCTAGATCTGGTGACAGTGGTGGTTCCGCCAGCACTCCCAGCCGCCATGACGGTCGGCATCATCTACGCCCAGAATCGTCTCAAAAAAGACAAAATCTTCTGTATTAGCCCGCCTCGCATCAACCTGGGGGCCAAGCTGCGGCTGGTCTGCTTTGACAAG ACAGGCACACTGACGGAGGAAGGCCTGGATGTTTGGGGTGTGCTCCCCGTGAAAGATCGAAATTTCCTGTCCCTGCTCCCAGACCCGCGGCAGCTCCATGGAGGTCCCCTGCTCACTGCTCTGGCCTCCTGCCATTCCATCTCCTTGCTAAATGACCAGCCCATTGGTGACCCCATCGACCTCAAAATGGTGGAGTCTACTGGCTGG TTCCTAGAAGAAGAGAGATTGGAGACCACCAAGGTCATGGCTGTGATGAAGCCCCCACCCCTGGAGGAGCAGCTTCAGGGGACA GAGCCCTTGGGGCCCATTGGCATCCTCTGCCGCTTTCCCTTTGCGTCAGGCTTACAGCGCATGAGCGTGGTGGCCGTGCGGCCTGGGGGAGCCCCTCCCGAGGCTTACATGAAGGGGGCCCCCGAGATGGTGGCTAGTCTCTGTACCCCAGACACAG TGCCTCCAGATTTCTCCCAAATACTCCAACACTACACGTCGGATGGATTCCGGGTTCTTGCCCTGGCTTTCAAGCCCCTGCACATTGCTCCTACTTTGGAGAAGGCTCAGCAGCTGGCCAG GACAGAAGTGGAGAGCGAGATGACTCTGCTTGGCCTCCTGGTGATGAAGAATGTGCTGAAACCAGAGACGGCGCCCACCATCCACACCCTACGAGGTGCCAACATCCGCACCGTCATGGTCACAG GTGACAACATGTTGACCGCAGTTAATGTGTCTCGGGCCTGTGGCATGGTGAGGCCCCAAGAGCCCGTGGTGTTCGTCCATGCCTCGGCCCCTGCCCAAGGCAAGCCGGCTTCAATCAAGTTTGTCCCCTGCGAGCACTCCTCAGCCAGGGAGCAAGCCGAA CCCAAAGGGTATGTCGTGGAGCCAACCAGGGAGCACTGCCACCTGGCTCTGAACGGGAAGGCGTTTGCTGTGGTTTTGGATCATTTCCCTGAACTTTTGCCCAAG atccTGCTCCAGGGCACCATCTTTGCCCGGATGACACCGGAACAGAAGACTCAGCTGGTGTGTGGCTTTCGAAACCTGAA CTACTGTGTGGGCATGTGTGGAGATGGGGCCAATGACTGTGGGGCCCTGAAGGCAGCTGATGTGGGCATCTCCCTGTCAGATGCTGAGGCTTCAGTGGCATCACCTTTCACCTCCCAAATCACCAACATCGAGTGCGTGCCCAAGGTGATCAG GGAAGGACGTTGCTCCCTGGTCACCTCCTTCTGCATTTTCCAGTACATGGCCCTTTATAGCTTCATCCAGTTCATCTCTGTCCTCCTGCTCTACACT ATCAATACTAATCTAGGCGACCTACAGTTCCTCTTCATTGACCTGGCCATCACAACGTCAGTGGCAGTGCTAATGAGCTTCACGGGGCCTGCCCTGGAATTGGGGGTCTCCCAACCACCGGGAGCCCTGCTCAGGGTGGCCGTCCTGGGCAGCCTTCTCCTACAGACTGCTCTGGTTGTAGCCATCCAGCTCAGTGGCTACTTCATCACTGTCTCCCAGCCCTG GTTTGTCCCTTTAAATAGGACCATATCAGGGGCCCAGAACCTGCCCAACTATGAGAACACAGTCATCTTCTGCCTCTCAGGCTTCCAGTACCTCACGCTGGCCGTGACCATGTCTAAAGGGCCCCCTTTTCGCCGCCCGCTCTACACAAACG TGCTTTTCCTCTTGGCCTTGTTCATCCTGGCAGCCATCCTAGCCGTGCTCACCCTGGGCCCGCCGTACTTCCTGCTGAAGTGGCTGACCCTGAAGGATATCAAGGATATGCAGTTCAAGCTGCTACTGCTTGGTTTGGCTGCTGTCAACTTCATGGCTGCGTTCATGCTGGAG TGTATCTTTGACCAGTGGATCCCCAGGTGTCTCCGCCGCCTGCGCCCGAAGAAGGCATCCAAAAAATTCTTCAAGCGGCTTGAAAGGGAGCTGGCCCAGCAGCGAACTCCCTGGCCCCCTCTCCACCAGCCCATCCTGGCCACCCCCAAGACAGCCTCTGTCCTGAGGTAG